The region ATAAATGATGGTGACCAGGACGATCATGGTCAGCAGCGCAAACGGTACGTCGCGGCGCGGATTGCGGTATTCGCCGGCGGCCGCCGGCAGGTTCTCGAAGCCGGCATAGGCGAACAGCAGCAACAGCGCCGCCTCGCCGAGGTGGTCCATCGGCATCGGCGTGTCCGACGACAACAGCGAGGCATCGAAATAAAACGCGCCGATGGCGACGAACAACAGCAGCGGCAGCAGCTTGCCGATCGCCAGGGCCACGCCGGCCCGCGCTGCGGTGCGCACGCCGATGACGTTGATCAGCACCAGCAGGGCGAGCGACCCGGCGACCACCGCCACGCGTGCCACGCCGCCCTTGGCGGCCGGCCAGAACAGCCCGACCGCTTCGGCCAGGCCATTGCTCAACGAGGCCGCGGTAGAGATGCGCGTCACCAGCAGCATCCAGCCGACCTCGAAACCGGCGAAGGGGCCGAAGGCCTCGCGGGCGTAGAGATAGCCACCGCCGGGTTGGTCGAAATAGCTCGCCGCCTGGGCGTAGCACAGCACCAGCAGGGCCACCGCGAATCCGGCCAGCAACACCGCCCACAGACTGGCCGGGCCGAGCAGGGCGGCGGCGGTGGCCGGCAACAGATAGATGCCGCTGCCGATCACGTCGTTGATGGACAGGCCGACGATCTGCCAACGGCTGACGGCGCGGACGGTGCCGGGGCGTCCGTCGTCCGGAGCAGGGGCCGCAGCGGCGGCGGGCGAGGACGAAACGGGCGCGTGCGGCGTCGGCTGGCTCAAACGGTGGTTCCCCTCGCTCGGTGGCGGTGCGGCGGACCGCATGCGGCGCCGATCTCGTCGCACCTTAGTGCCTGCGGCCTGCCGCTTTCAATCCGCACTGCGGCATGTCGGCCGGAGCCAAGCGCATAAGCAGGCGGGGCCGGGTCGCAACCGCGGCCGGCCGATGCGCGCAAGCGTCGCCCTGCGATCGAGGAGCGTCGAGCTGCGCCGAATGCGCGCGCGGTTCGTAAACGTTTTGTTGCGTTCAGTCGTCGTCGCGCCGTGGCCGAAGGCGCGAATGAGGTATGACGCACGTTTTCGCCGGTTCATCGGGCCGCGCCTAACCCGTATCGCCGGCGGGCTGGTTAAAGAAACGTAGCCGCGGGACTTCGCGGCGCGTTTTCGTTCATGGCGATGACGGCAGTGTGCAATCCGTGCCTACGAACCACGGCACGCGTTGCAGCAACGACGATTCAACCGATCCGATCGATTCGATTCACACGACACCGGAGGTAACCGCATCCATGAAGACCACCATTCGCACCGCACTGTACGGCCTGGCCGCCATCAGCGTGCTCGGCCTGGCCGCTTGCGCCAGCAAGGGCGAGACCACCGACGCGCCGGCGGCATCGAGCGCGCCGGCGGCCGAAGCCGCCCCGGCCGACGCGGCCGCTCCGCCGGCGAGCGGAGACGGTTCGGGCACCTGATTCCAGGACGACGGCCATCGCCAGCGATGGCCGTCTCAGCCAACCCAGAAGGGCGGCCGCGAGGCCGCCCTTTCTGTTGCGCCGGCCTGGGTCGCCAGGGGTGGATTGAGGGGCGAGCGGCCTTGGTGGCTGAACGCGATCTTGGCAATCGTGAACCCAGCGCCGCCGCCCTGACCTTCGGCGCTGGCGCGGACCCCCGGCGGGCCTAGAATCGCGGCGAATGAACACCCGTCCGTCCGCCGCCCCGCGTGTCGTCGCTGCCGTCGTCCTGTTGGCGCT is a window of Lysobacter antibioticus DNA encoding:
- a CDS encoding APC family permease — its product is MVGLSINDVIGSGIYLLPATAAALLGPASLWAVLLAGFAVALLVLCYAQAASYFDQPGGGYLYAREAFGPFAGFEVGWMLLVTRISTAASLSNGLAEAVGLFWPAAKGGVARVAVVAGSLALLVLINVIGVRTAARAGVALAIGKLLPLLLFVAIGAFYFDASLLSSDTPMPMDHLGEAALLLLFAYAGFENLPAAAGEYRNPRRDVPFALLTMIVLVTIIYFTVQLVALGTLPGIAQSSSPLAEAAAHFSGTGLALVLTVGAAISILGTNSNTVMMGPRYLLALSKDGYGPRALSAIHPRFHTPARAVVLLGVVALALALTGSFQQLALLSVVARLCTYIGTAVSVLVLQKRHGKSEGALQLPGGPIIPIAAIVLSLGLLASASTANLIAAAIALAVGAVIYKFRRKPEA